A segment of the Trifolium pratense cultivar HEN17-A07 linkage group LG7, ARS_RC_1.1, whole genome shotgun sequence genome:
CCAAAGAATCTAACCAAACGTATATGTGAAAAGGGGATCGTGCGCGCAAAAGCAGAACAAAACCATAGTTGAGATTAAACCCAAGAACATAACATAAGACTGTGTTTTTGGCTGAGGAAACAAAGCCCTGAATCAACTCTGAATATTGTGCCTATGGCTTCCTCCACCAAATcgcttcttctttttcttttcattcaattttgctTCTCACTTTTACCCTCATCATTCGCTCAATCGCCTACCCCTGGGTATCAATTTCATATTAcacaaaccctaatttcatAATCACTTTTTCGATTGCATCGGTTAATTCCTCTTTATTCTAACCAATATCGTAACTTCTGCAGGTCTTCTGATGGATACACCATTTATGGTCGAGTCAAGATCCCTAGTAAGttctttcatcatcatcatcacatcATTTAGTATATTCTGAATTCCCCAATCATTGTTTCATGTGAATTTCAATCATAATTTCGAATAATAGAAGTATTCAACTTCGATCTGTAAATTAAACTTAATTAATACACGATAATGGCATAAAGATTGATTTTTTGCATCCTTCATGGGATTGGTAATGGTACTTTGATAATTGGTCATTCAAGATTTCAAGTtgttcattcttttttttaatatctagGATTTTAGACCAAAATTGGAATGTTAGAATAGTTGTCAATCATGCTTTAATGCACCGTTTTATCGATATGCCTTTTGCactgttttgtttctttcttttggtcAAGTGGCTAAAAATTCAGCCCTTGACGtgtgaataagtggaaaatCTCAGGTTCGAACCCCtacccctgcatatataatgcgatgCCCTATCAATTTGAACTATGTCCACGGGGATGTGCACTGTTTTGTTTCTATGCTCAATATGTCAATAAACAAAGAGTATGTTTggtttctattttcattttctgaTTTCGTTTTGCAAAAACTGCACTTTGGCCTCGtgttatttcaatttttaaaaaatttatataggaAACGGTGTCTCTATTCTCTCGTCCTTGATCACCTTTATCTGGTGGTGTTAGATTAGATTTGTCAAGTTTAGCAAGGTTAGGGGGAAGTTAATGATTAGTTATTCAGGGGattaaaatgtcaaaatttaATACTTCATTACCCATATTCCGTAATGCTTACTGTGTGTGTTGCACGTCTATTCTCTGTGACAATACATAGATTTGCTGTAAATATTGGTTATATAATGGTATCGCTGGATTATTTTGGCAGGTTATGGAACAAAAGAATTCAGCCTTCCAGCAAAAGTTTCAAATGTCAAAGTGATACTTAATGGTGGTCAAAGAGTTTCTTTTCTGAGGCCTGATGGATATTTCTCATTGTATCCTTTGATTTACTATTACATTACAACTTCATTTCAACTTCCTTTTAATTTGCATTTGCATGATGACTTTTTTGGGATATTAAGCCCTGTTGAATTCTATATTTGCTTATCTTCATGTTCTTGCTTTTAAGTGAGAAGTTATAGTTGATTATGGCAAATCGTTGTTAAAGAAACGATCAAGTTCCTTAACGTGTATGCTTTAAGCCACAATGTGCCTGCAGGGACTCATTTAATTGAAGTGGCTGCAATAGGCTATTTCTTTTCTCCAGTGGGTACTCAATTTGGATATTACATCTATAAATTTTCCCTAATAATTTTTCCCTATATATGCTCATGTATTAAATTATTGTGTTCATTAAAAAAAGGTACGAGTTGATGTCAGTGCCAGAAACCCTGGCAAAATTCAGGCAGCATTGACAGAAAATAGGAGGGGGCTGACTGAGTTTGTCTTAGAGCCATTGAAGGAGGAACAATATTATGAGGTTGGTTTAGACTACAAATTTCCCGTTCATGCTCCCTTCCACATTCCTTAAGATTATTATCTGAATGTCTGCCTGCTGTTATCTTGTTTTGCTACAGATTAGGGAGCCATTCTCTATTATGTCCATTGTGAAGAGTCCAATGGGTTTGATGATGGGATTTATGCTGATTGTTGTCTTCCTTATGCCCAAATTGATGGAGAACATGGGTATATGAACTATCATTTCCTTTCAAGTTTATCTCATTTGCATGTTTGCGTGACTGTACTTCCTTTGAAAGAATGAACTGATTATTTATTTCCTTCATTAGAATTTTATTAGACTAGTCTTATCCCAAATATGGAGTATTGAGAGTTACACGTCTTCAGAAGTAGGCAATACATACACATACAATCTAGAGTTTCTCTATTTGTGTGTACTTTCTTGTCGTTTCATATTATTGTGTGATAAAATGACATCCATCATCTATGAAACAATCTGAATGACAGTTGTTTTGTATTGTATAGACCTATAATGCACATTATTGCAGTACTCTTTGCATAATCTGTGCTCATGGCTTCACTGTATTTGTGGTGCAACAGATCCAGAAGAAATGAAACGCGCTCAAGAAGAAATGAGAAATCAAGGAGTTCCATCTTTAGCAAGCTTGTTACCTGGTGCGGCAAGAAACTAGTAGTTGAACAAGTAATGATGAGAACCGGTGAGCACATTTGTTTTCCCGAGCAGGAGCTGAAGACATATTACGTACCAAGATTAGAGAATTTTGTTATAACAAATTGGTGCTTAGAGAAATCTTTGATTATTTATGTTATGGAAttgttgaatttgaaatttctatAGGGATATGTTAGCATGTTTTATCTAAACTGACACGAATAGGCTTCCATGTAACTGTCCTCACTTTCTTCAATGTTGATAACCAATAGACTGCCGATATGGATAAAATGTATTGGATTGCTTGCCGAAACCGTTTACTTTTTACATTTGGTCCTCatgctaaaaaatatatttgatttatggTATGTTTTGGCTTGCATTGCTCATGTTATATTTTAGCACAAATTATATAATCGCAAGCAACAAGCGCACTGGAATGGTAAGAGtcttttattattgtttataatgGTTGAGAGTTTTTTTTCAGCTTAATCAAATATCCTGAATTCAAATGTAGTCCTGAATATGGAggtgttaaaaaaatttgagaaaaagtTTTGCCACCCATTTTAGATACCCGGTCAAAAAACACTCAAAAGTATATCTGTATAGCAAGGGTTTTTTCATCCAAAAGTAACTTTTTCAACAAGTATGAATTTACAAATAAACTCAcaacatttaaatttaaattaatagcATTGCATAAAATAGCATACTCAACCTACacaacatttaattttttatgtcacATTAGTCTTGTGTTATTGGATTGAGACCTGAGAGTGTgttcctccttaaggtctcatgttcgattctctctggtgccaatttggatggactaatttagtttcttaaaaaaagaaaaacttttttttgtcagactttacttactttGCGGCAAAACTCTGGATTAAATACTACAAAAAGAAATTAGGGTGGACTCTTCAATAGGATATCTTGTTTACTTGCAACAGCTACACATTGGTACTATCTtgtttagagcttatgcaaacaacttatgcaatataaattagattttatgttattttataagttcacacta
Coding sequences within it:
- the LOC123898906 gene encoding ER membrane protein complex subunit 7 homolog, encoding MASSTKSLLLFLFIQFCFSLLPSSFAQSPTPGSSDGYTIYGRVKIPSYGTKEFSLPAKVSNVKVILNGGQRVSFLRPDGYFSFHNVPAGTHLIEVAAIGYFFSPVRVDVSARNPGKIQAALTENRRGLTEFVLEPLKEEQYYEIREPFSIMSIVKSPMGLMMGFMLIVVFLMPKLMENMDPEEMKRAQEEMRNQGVPSLASLLPGAARN